The DNA window AACTCATGTAGTGCCATTCTTCTCCATTTTCCATGGCAGTGTAAGCTTTCAGAGTGGTGAAACTTTGaaagtggggggggggggggtgataCTCATAATGACAATTACCGTGCATGACTTACCAAGGAAACATGTATTAATGCCTCATCGAGAGGAGCTGAGAAGTCACCAAACCTATTAATCCCTTTCCTATCCCCAAGCGCCTGCAGCAAAGCCTGCAGAGGCAAATTCTCACATATTACCCCTCATTTCCAGAGACATAAACTCGTAGATACCAAAGGGAGAGAGTGTTTTACACAAACAAGagcataattaaaaaagaaaaaacagatgaTTAATGCTTAATTCTACAGTTACAAGatacaaaataaagaaattaagtagcaataacaataataataatcaagatgtaaattaaaaggaaactgagagagagaaaatataataatagtcaCATACAGTTCCAACAGCAAGGGCAACATCTTCGTTAGTGTGATGATCGTCAATGTGAATATCGCCGGTTGCCCTCACATGCAAATCAAAAAGCCCATGCGAAGAAAGTTGCTAAAAACACCAACCAACCAAACAATTAGAGAGAGCATAACATCTCACAGTAACCAAAAACTAGAgctaataaaatccaattaaaaagaaaagattactAACATCTAACATGTGATCGAGGAAGGGGATGCCAGTAGAAGAATCAGCAATTCCAGTTCCATCCAAGTTAATCTTGACAAACACATTTGTCTCTTTAGTAACTCTCTTCACTTCCCCAATCCGAGCGCTTCCTGAAAAAAGGCAATCAAAATTGGCACCGGAAAGAGACTGACTGAAATCAGAGAGTAAATGAAGAAGGGAGAGATTTGTACGGGATTCGATGGGAGAAGAGGTGGTTAGAGAGGAACCGTTGGCCTGAAGTGGAGTGGCAAGTAGTTTTGTGGGGGTAGTGGTATGGAAATCCATTAGTAAAGGAGTTGAAGAGAAGATGGGGTTAGGGTAGTGAATGCGCGTGGGCACCAGATTTGTGTGAGAGATGGTGGTTGTGGGTAGCCTTCTTGGTTTTGTTGGTGAAGAAAAAGTAGAGGTGCGGCTTAGGAATCCTGAGACCTCCATTTGTTCGTTTGTTTGTTTCTTCTACTGGGATTTACTTGCAAGGTTAAGCGCTGCGCTTTTCCTAACTTCAATCACACACACCCAACGCGCCAGCTGCGATCAGAGTCCAATACCGTAACGGCGTCGTTTTATAACCATcgtcttattcttcttctctattttttttgaacttagattaaaaacaaatcttaataaaataaaagtggatcaatcatttatttttgtgttttaaaaatattttttaaaaattttatttattattttttttattttaaattatttttttgtattttcaaatgtaaaaataatttttaaaaaataaaaaaattattttaatatatttctaaataaaatttattttaaaaaacaattaccgtATATTACtgctgtattttaaaatatagatttacTTCATGAATTTATGTTTGTGGTACTTATATTACTATAACCCATGGAGAAATGAAGATCCTTTTGAAATTAAGTAAgacctgttttttttattaaaattaaaaagaaatatttcaaattaattttttaaatactttttaattattatgttacaaataaattttaaaaataaacaaaaaatattattttattatattttaaaaaacatcatttaaacaCGCTCACAAACAATgaatgttcatttttttaatgaaagtaCTCCATTAGTTTATACAGTTTCCaagtcttttttaaatattagaggGCATgcttatttttaaacaaaaaaaaaaaaggtaccaTCCCAGTGAAATAACATCTTGAATGTTTTATTAAGTATGACCCACTCGTGCAGGGGAAGTAGAAAATTCCCTGCCAGCTTCACAATGGCCATTTTTCCAAGCAAATATAACCTGACCTGCTCCCACACAGAGCAGCACCCCATCGTAAGGCTGAAACGAAGCCTCTAAAACTCTGGTTTCTGTCAAGACCGTCTAATGAATAATATGCTATTTTTACCACACTCAATATAGAGGGGCCACTTACAACAGATATAAAGTTTATGAATGAAGTGCAGGCATtatgggaagaagaagaagaaaagtaagttataattacatgaaaaatagaattcaaaatcctttttttcAACAGCCTACGTCATGTGACAAGGTTAACATACATGAAGATGTTGCCACGTAAAAATGAAATGATACAGGACTTGTAAAGAGAGTCCGAACACTCGACAGATCTCCAAAAACCTGCCGTCTATTCTCCATTGCCTACTTTTTACAATAGTAGATTCTCCTCTTGCGTCAAGCAGGTGTGGCACCAGATAATTCCGGCAAGAGATCAAGTTGAAACTCTTGTATCAAAACTTATCTTGATGCTTTTCCAAAGTAAAAACAGAACCTTGAAAATCATACTAAGAAGGGGCTTCAGCACCAAGTACTTCTCAGATGAATTATAGCTTCTTTGTGCCACCACAACACTGCCCTAACAATCATGAACTAGTTGGAGCATTCCAGGTTAAGTATGCATGCAAGTTGAGCACGGAAACACCAAGCAGGAATGCTGAGGAAGTGACACCATCAGATCGAGCCAGATTCAGTTTTCCCTTCACTCGAGTCAATCAGAGAACTCTCCTCAGGCACATGTGAAGCAACTCCTCTGCAACGTGCTGCATCAGAAACAGCCTCTAAAACCACATCTAATTTGGTTCCCCTCTCATGGATGGTTTCACTTTTTGAATCGGAATCAATTTGGACATTATTCTCCTCACCACCACTGAATCTAGAAACAGATATACCTGGGATCTCATCAACCTTCTCGGCAAAATTTTCTGCAGTTGTCTTCTCTGCAGAAGGGTCAGCTTCAAGAGATACCATATCAACACTAGCTGTAGGATCATCATCCAAATCACCATCATTACATGACACATTATTGTTTTCAACAGAGGAATCTGATACCAGCTTAGTTTCCATTACCGCATGGACGTGATTGACTTCAACCTCTTTACAAGAATGATCTTTGCCTTTAGCAAGGGAATCCATTTCTGACATGTTCTCCTCTTGCCGCTCACCAGACACATCCAAGATCATTATAGAAGCAGACTCGGGTATCTTGCCCCCTGATTCAGAATCAGTACATGAAGCCCCATCAAAAGGAACTGCATTTATAAGTTCACAAGAGGCATTGAATGAACCACCCATCACAGAGGCATCACCTAAGGAAGCACCTGGAACTTGGGAATCGGAATTCATAGCTGCCGTTTCTCCCTTGATACAAGTAAGTGAGGTATCTTCAACAGGAGAATCTGATTTGGATTTAACCATCTCGTGAACATCATGAGTTGTATTGGAGATGCATTCACTTTTCTTATCCACAGGAGATTCAGCCAACTTGTCATCTGATTCTGAATCTGTCTGTACAGTCTCCATAGGTGATGCAGCACTTTTCAGTCCATGAGATGCATCTAAAGAACTATTCATTGTAGAGACATTGTTCAAGGAAACATCAGGGCATTGGGAATCAGAACTTGGACTAGCCACTTCATTTTTCCCAATGGAAGATTCCAAACCACCATTATCGCAATCGTGAGGATCATACCCAGCTGGAGAATCTGCATCAGATTTATTTGCTGCTGCAGTTTTAATACATTCACTGTCTTCAAACTCCATCCGATTTGCAACTGTTGAAAgaaatttagatttataaaaaCAAGTCATGAACATAAAGTTAAAGAGggaaaattcaacaaaacattTGACCAAAACCTATGCTGGTAATCCTCTTTCCATCGGTATTTTCATGCCCTAGCTGCTTCTGTAACATATCTATACCAGGGAACACCAACATATTCATAGACTTCAATTCTTGCTTGAGTGATTCATCAAGAGTTGTGAAACCAAAAACCTCTGTCCATGTATGCATAAGCTCAGAGATTGCTGGGATAATCAGTTTCTCAACCTTCAGAGAACAGAGTGTctgagaggaaaagaaaaggttaataGCTATCTATGGACATACAGCAGGGGAAACCAAACTGAAggcaatataaataaaaactgtaGTTTCAGTAGTTTATACATGCAAAAACTAGCAAAATGATTCATATTCCTTACCGATTCAATAGCATAAAAAAGCCGACGGCACATCCCTTGACGCCTGTACATATGGCGAGTTCCGATGAATGGCATTTCTGCCAACCGAGTTCCATGGAACCTAACCAAGCACGGGCAGTGTTATTATCAGAATTCAACTGCATGCAATCTACACTCAAAACACACAAGTACACATAAATACCCAAGTTGTATTCGGACCGAACAGGAAGTCCTCCATACCAAAACCTAACTTAGGTGCCCATGTAAGTATTTGCTATAGACAGCAGAAATCAAAAATGTATGAACTAATAAACTCAAAGTCATCCATAACAAGGAAATCAATGAAAGAAATGGTAGTTTCAAGAAGAGAATGCTCCCTGCATAACACGTGGTTATCATTTTCCAAACAAGAAAATCTGATTCCAGAAATTGAACTCACTTTTTAACAGAATTTACAAAACTCATCCATAAGTTAGAAATTGCACTAGGAAGAGCAAACAAATGACCAAAAATTCCATACCTGATGGATGCAGCAGATATTATTTCATCGCCCCTCTCCAGAATAAGAGCATAAAAGCCACCAAAATTCAGCCGGTTAAAGTTtgatctgaaaaaaataatgacaattAATGAATGacagaaaaattaagaaaacagcTTACAAAAAGACATGCAGCATGTTTATGCAAACAAAGTATCCGGGCAcctgaattaaaaagaaaaaaaaaaaaagcttccaGGTTAACTAAATATGTTCCTAGGATGCTCAATGATTCATGCAATCAAAGGCATATATTCATTATATTCATGGAGTTACGTTGTCATGATCCTGATGGACTAACAGAAAAGAGAGCTTGAACAATCAGCCAAGCTTAACAACCTcccaaggaaaaagaaaaaaagaaaagaaagaaaaacaatctaaataGAGCTAATGGGTCACAAATCAATGCGTTTCCATTAAACTAAACATGACCACATACAAGTTGGCACCCAATTTGAGAGAATGGTTTTAAGATGGCTAGACCATGAGCAATGATTGAGATAAGCTGTGGTTTCTAAATTGGTTTATAACATGTGTAGATGATTCACGCAAGGAGccttcctctcaattctctcttCTATGAGAGCTGCATAgtgagagagagggaaagaaaaggaagcttATCCATTTCTTTGGCGATTCTCCAGTCTCTTCAGCTAATTAAGGAAGGGTATCGCATACCCCAAGACACTACCAGATAACTCTAGTCTAGCACTGCGATCCCTGGACTGTTCCACTTAAGTTGTAGAAGCATTTCCACCTCTAGTAGCGTCACATGAAGATACCACTCGGGCATGTGAATGAGTGGACGCACTGCACCAGCATTAATCCAGCAATGCAAAGGAAATTTAAGCTGCTAAGAAAGATTTCAAATTCCCATGCTCCCGCCCCTCCTTTTTTGCTCATTAGCAGCTGTAGGTTTCTTTCAATTTCCACCCCCTTGTTACCCTCACAAGATATCACAGATGCCTAGGAAGTCTCTGCTCCCCTTTTAAATGATCTATTCTTAGACTAAGAACTCTTGCAGaagttttttaacatgattcaGAATATGAAGTAATGTCTTGCCAGATCATAACTCCATCTTGTTGACTTGGGTTATAAAGAATTACGAACCATGTGTAGCAGAGATTTAGATGCCCCGGCAAGCAGACATTGAAGTTCAAGAGACAAAAAGAGTCAAGGGGTAGGTTGACAGTGGCTTGGTTTGAAGACATAAGAGAATTCTGATTTATAAACATGTTCAAAATAGAGtgcaatgaaagaaaaagattgaTATAAATGCCACCAGCTACTGAGATCAGTTTCAAAggcttgaattattttttctgcAGAAGTTAAGACTAGGACTGATTCCAATACCACGAGTGCGTATGCATGCATCTGCCCTAGCAAATCTCAGCCTGATGCTACTGATAAGACAATACGCATTCAATTCCTTGCAAGTTCATTTAGAAGTGCTTTGCTCCAGGTTGGATTGGGTGAGCTTGGGCAGCCAAAAACACCAAACAATCAAGCCAAAGAAGCTCCATGAAAAATCCTTTACATCAGACATGCAAGGAGTTTGTAGCATCTGTGCCATTGCTGGTCTAAGTGTAGCTAATTACCACCTCATATAATGGTGGATCTGACTTTCCATTCTATGCAAAAAGAATATACAGCCTGAACATGCAAGGAAGTTCAGTCTCATTGACCGACATACTTCTTCCGAACAACTAGCAATGCAACTCACTACAATCTTCatataataatatctaaaagcatagtaatttcatttaaaaaaattgtcaatgATTGTACATGATAGCTAGACAATATGAGAACTGAGCATTCATTTCCAAGATACGTGCATGTTACATGAAAACACAAACTTAACTCCATAAATCAACTTTATCTTAAATCAGATGAGAACTGTGACAAAATCCAAAATACTGCATTCAACAAAAACTGTACCTCAAAGACCAAACCAATTGTCAGTAATCAAGTTTTCTGAGTTTATACTACTTTTACCCAAAAATGCCTCATGCATCCATGCTCGCAAGTGTAATGCCACTATATTCCATCAAAGTAGGATATCTAACAATGTTCATTCAATGTCATTCAAGAATTGAGAACACTTACCCACAGTTGTAGAGAGCATTCTGAATTAAATTGATCCCACTCCTCCTATCAACAATTGGCAAAAAGCACTCATCCATGACAGACAGAGAAACAGCCAGCTTTGAATTGCACTCCACCCTTTGAGGAAGTCCTTGGAGAGAAGTGTCTGAATCTGCATCGGTTCTATGAATTAGAGACCAAGAAAACCCTGCTTCTAGTTCATGTTTGACCCCAAGATATTTCTGCAACTGTTCAAAGAGCTGTACAAGCAACAAATGGATTCATCAATATAGTGCATATTAATACAACAATATCATTGAAAACAAGGTAGCAAGGAACAaccaagaagagaaaataatttgtaGCCAACTAACAGAACCAGATctgttttatgaagaaaaactaaaaaaaggttCCTGTATCGGATTTCCCTAGATTTTATATCTTCCAAGGTCTCAAATTCTATGAAGCTACAAAAAGATTCGAAGAAGAGTAATGTTTccataaaactttttttaaaaggttttacTTCAAATCTGAAAGTTCATTTGCACTGGAAGTTAATTTCCAAAAACAAGAAATGTTCTAGACCAAGCTTAGAGTTGGGAGGCAGTATGCTATAGAATAATGAATTACCAAAACCAAATCTGGCATATCTATCAATAAGGTGCATGATGCAAATCGCCAGAAGGCCTTTCAGAAAACAATGATGTTTCCAAAAAGACTGTCATGATGATTCAAAAATCAGTTATTATCCTTTCAAACAGACAAAGCAAAAAGGAGcaggattttaaaaataaaaactctataGCTTCCTGGTTTACCATTGGTACTGACCAATGCCTTGATAAAGTTGCTGAAATAGTGAAGCCAAAAATcttaaaactcataaaattacCAGCTAATATTGATTTGCAAAGCTGAAAGTTCTAATAATCATTAAAC is part of the Populus alba chromosome 10, ASM523922v2, whole genome shotgun sequence genome and encodes:
- the LOC118046593 gene encoding imidazoleglycerol-phosphate dehydratase 1, chloroplastic; this translates as MEVSGFLSRTSTFSSPTKPRRLPTTTISHTNLVPTRIHYPNPIFSSTPLLMDFHTTTPTKLLATPLQANGSSLTTSSPIESRSARIGEVKRVTKETNVFVKINLDGTGIADSSTGIPFLDHMLDQLSSHGLFDLHVRATGDIHIDDHHTNEDVALAVGTALLQALGDRKGINRFGDFSAPLDEALIHVSLDLSGRPYLGYDLQIPTQRVGTYDTQLVEHFFQSLVNTSGMTLHIRQLAGRNSHHIIEATFKAFARALRQATEYDPRRLGTVPSSKGVLSRS